A genomic region of Dactylococcopsis salina PCC 8305 contains the following coding sequences:
- a CDS encoding DUF4351 domain-containing protein, which produces MKAKFRGKDSFFLINVEPYADNRGEVGRKMFQYFARLFEKHQLPVYPIALFSYSEPLRLEPDVYRVEFPDRTVLEFKYQVVQLNRLYWRDFLERSNPVVSALMSKMRIRPEERPKVKAECLRLLATLKLNPAKMQLISGFVDTYLRLNQEEQRVFEEKITEFQPEQKEGVMEIVTSWMEQGIERGQKREALSLISRLLSRRVGVISPELESQIQELSLTELETLAEDLLDFNSVEDLQQWLVRER; this is translated from the coding sequence GTGAAAGCCAAGTTTCGGGGAAAAGATTCCTTCTTCTTGATTAATGTTGAACCTTACGCCGATAATCGAGGGGAAGTGGGACGAAAAATGTTCCAATACTTCGCTCGTTTATTTGAAAAACATCAGTTACCCGTGTATCCCATCGCTTTATTTTCTTATAGTGAACCCTTAAGACTCGAACCGGATGTGTATCGTGTAGAATTTCCCGATCGAACGGTCTTAGAATTTAAGTATCAAGTTGTACAATTAAATCGTTTGTATTGGCGAGACTTTCTAGAACGATCGAATCCAGTGGTGAGTGCGTTAATGTCAAAAATGAGGATTCGCCCTGAAGAAAGACCGAAAGTGAAAGCGGAATGTTTGCGTCTTCTGGCAACCTTAAAACTCAATCCCGCCAAGATGCAATTAATTTCTGGGTTTGTCGATACATATTTACGATTAAATCAAGAAGAACAAAGAGTTTTTGAAGAAAAAATTACGGAATTTCAACCAGAACAAAAGGAGGGAGTTATGGAAATTGTCACCAGTTGGATGGAACAGGGAATTGAACGAGGACAAAAAAGAGAGGCTCTGAGTTTAATTTCTCGTTTACTTTCTCGAAGAGTGGGAGTAATTTCCCCAGAATTAGAGAGTCAAATTCAAGAACTTTCCTTAACGGAATTAGAAACGTTAGCGGAAGACTTGTTAGATTTCAATTCCGTTGAAGATTTACAACAATGGTTAGTCAGGGAACGTTAA
- a CDS encoding D-alanine--D-alanine ligase family protein: MSKLRIGLLFGGCSGEHEVSIRSASAIAQAFQSEKNTPQYDLIPIYIQKNGIWKGGETAQTVLEKQTPPTLQPSGNRWEFPSEVSEVDVWFPILHGPNGEDGTIQGLLKLMQVPFVGSGVLGSALGMDKLAMKTAFAAAGLPQVKYKQVKRDKIWSSPCVFPKLCDEVEEEIGYPCFVKPANLGSSVGISKAKTRSELETALDEAANYDRRIIVEQGIIAREVECAILGNEYPQASVVGEISYNSDFYDYATKYTTGEAKLYIPAPLPDKIFKQVQDLAKQAFVTVDAAGLARVDVFYEEATGKVYLNEINTLPGFTATSMYPRLWEATGIPFPQLVDRLIHLALQRHQ, from the coding sequence ATGAGTAAGTTACGAATTGGATTATTATTTGGTGGGTGTTCTGGAGAACATGAGGTGTCAATCCGTTCTGCTAGTGCGATCGCGCAGGCTTTTCAATCCGAGAAGAACACTCCCCAATATGATTTAATTCCAATTTACATCCAGAAAAATGGTATCTGGAAGGGAGGAGAAACCGCGCAAACGGTTTTAGAAAAACAAACCCCTCCCACGCTTCAACCGTCAGGAAACCGATGGGAGTTTCCCTCAGAAGTGAGTGAGGTTGATGTTTGGTTTCCGATTTTACATGGTCCGAATGGGGAAGATGGAACAATTCAAGGATTACTAAAACTAATGCAAGTTCCTTTTGTCGGTAGTGGTGTGTTAGGTTCAGCTTTAGGGATGGATAAGTTAGCAATGAAAACCGCGTTTGCGGCGGCGGGACTGCCTCAAGTAAAGTATAAACAAGTGAAACGAGATAAAATCTGGTCGAGTCCTTGTGTTTTTCCTAAACTATGTGATGAAGTGGAGGAGGAAATTGGTTATCCTTGTTTTGTGAAACCAGCTAATCTAGGGTCATCGGTGGGCATATCGAAAGCGAAAACTCGATCGGAACTGGAAACGGCGTTAGATGAAGCTGCCAACTACGATCGACGCATCATCGTCGAACAGGGAATTATCGCCAGAGAAGTCGAATGTGCGATTTTAGGGAACGAATATCCCCAAGCGTCAGTAGTGGGAGAAATCAGCTACAATTCCGACTTTTACGATTACGCCACGAAATACACCACAGGTGAAGCGAAACTCTACATTCCAGCCCCGCTTCCTGATAAAATCTTTAAACAGGTACAAGACCTCGCGAAACAAGCCTTTGTCACCGTTGATGCAGCGGGTTTGGCGCGTGTGGATGTCTTTTATGAGGAAGCAACAGGAAAGGTTTATCTTAACGAGATCAACACGCTGCCGGGATTTACCGCCACCAGTATGTATCCTCGTTTATGGGAAGCCACTGGTATTCCTTTTCCCCAGTTGGTTGATCGGTTAATTCACTTAGCCTTACAACGACATCAGTAA
- a CDS encoding class I SAM-dependent methyltransferase yields MMIFPGEVFAETKEFDQNIRQLLPYYDEMLDAIALCVPPETKTILELGCGTGELTIKVLKQCPEAQLVAVDYSPRMIEFISDKLSDHQDRLKTIQLDFGAWANDEPNADIGNNFDAVISSLAIHHLSDEMKGKLYEKIASSLKPNGRFWNADPLLPEFSELSEIYQQSRERWAAKQGLDLETVRSKVGKSDTQGYSSQDQLATIDTQLAMLKNAGFSQTAIIWKYYNIAVFGGLR; encoded by the coding sequence ATGATGATTTTTCCAGGTGAAGTTTTTGCAGAAACAAAAGAGTTCGATCAGAATATTCGGCAACTTTTGCCTTATTATGATGAAATGTTAGACGCGATCGCGCTGTGTGTTCCCCCTGAAACTAAAACCATTTTAGAGTTAGGTTGTGGCACAGGAGAACTAACGATAAAAGTCTTAAAACAATGTCCAGAAGCGCAATTAGTCGCGGTGGATTATTCGCCGCGCATGATTGAATTTATTAGTGATAAATTAAGCGATCATCAAGATCGTTTAAAGACAATTCAATTAGATTTTGGGGCGTGGGCAAATGATGAACCGAACGCGGATATTGGTAACAATTTTGATGCGGTGATTTCGTCTCTTGCGATTCATCATCTCAGCGATGAAATGAAAGGAAAACTCTATGAAAAAATCGCCTCTTCTCTGAAGCCAAACGGCAGGTTTTGGAATGCTGATCCACTGCTTCCAGAGTTTTCAGAATTATCTGAAATTTATCAACAATCTCGTGAACGTTGGGCGGCAAAACAGGGGTTAGATTTAGAGACAGTACGCAGTAAAGTCGGAAAAAGTGACACTCAAGGCTATTCTAGCCAAGATCAATTAGCAACCATTGACACGCAACTGGCAATGTTAAAAAATGCTGGTTTTTCTCAAACTGCCATTATTTGGAAATACTACAATATCGCGGTGTTTGGAGGGTTGCGCTAG
- a CDS encoding TMEM165/GDT1 family protein: protein MTKQCDRASTQNRLFQKGFSAVFVSTFITIFLAEIGDKTQLATLLISAESQSPFVVFLGAALALIATSLIGVLLGQWLAKRLSPQRLEIIVATLLLVIAILLLGDVVEGT from the coding sequence GTGACTAAACAGTGCGATCGCGCATCAACTCAAAATCGTCTTTTTCAAAAGGGATTTTCTGCGGTTTTTGTTTCTACATTTATCACAATTTTTCTCGCAGAAATTGGAGACAAAACCCAGTTAGCCACTCTCTTAATTAGTGCTGAATCTCAATCGCCATTTGTGGTATTTTTAGGGGCAGCATTGGCTTTAATTGCCACGAGTTTAATTGGGGTATTATTAGGACAATGGCTGGCAAAAAGATTGTCACCGCAACGCCTAGAAATTATTGTAGCAACGTTGCTTTTGGTCATTGCGATTTTATTATTAGGAGATGTCGTAGAAGGAACGTAA
- a CDS encoding aminotransferase class IV yields MIYWYDGRIFTRETISLPISDPALLYGATVFTTLRVYEQNLDHSLTQWADHCQRLSRSIDAFHWKQPHWQQVREGAENLSQHFPVLRVTLFPDGREWITGRNLPPGLAQRQEKGIIAWLANEERFRRSFPTHKTGNYLSSWLALQTAKEKGAQEAILVDEKGNWLETSTGNLWGWKEGIWWTPLVNQALSGIARSRLISQLKWQKIPVQETVWTPEFVNSLQALGYSNCVVQVVPIHTVI; encoded by the coding sequence ATGATTTATTGGTACGATGGTCGAATCTTTACCCGTGAAACGATTTCTCTCCCGATTAGTGATCCAGCGTTGCTTTATGGTGCAACGGTTTTTACGACTTTACGGGTTTATGAACAAAATTTAGATCATAGTCTCACTCAATGGGCTGATCATTGTCAACGTCTGTCACGCTCGATCGATGCTTTTCATTGGAAACAGCCGCACTGGCAACAAGTGCGCGAAGGAGCAGAAAACTTAAGTCAGCATTTTCCAGTTTTGCGAGTGACTCTCTTTCCCGATGGGCGAGAATGGATTACAGGGCGCAATTTACCCCCCGGTTTAGCCCAACGACAAGAGAAGGGAATTATTGCTTGGTTAGCCAACGAGGAAAGATTCCGCCGTAGTTTTCCCACTCATAAAACGGGAAATTATTTAAGTAGTTGGTTAGCTTTACAAACTGCGAAAGAAAAGGGGGCGCAAGAGGCGATTTTAGTGGATGAAAAGGGTAATTGGTTAGAAACCAGTACGGGGAATTTATGGGGCTGGAAAGAGGGAATTTGGTGGACTCCATTGGTGAATCAGGCTTTATCTGGAATCGCTCGATCGCGCTTGATTTCACAATTAAAATGGCAAAAAATCCCTGTCCAAGAAACGGTTTGGACACCAGAATTTGTGAACAGTTTACAAGCACTCGGTTATAGTAATTGTGTTGTACAAGTTGTTCCCATTCATACTGTCATCTAA
- the rpmA gene encoding 50S ribosomal protein L27, with product MAHKKGTGSTRNGRDSNSKRLGVKRYGGQAVRAGNILVRQRGTKIHPGLNVGRGNDDTLFALIDGVVTFDRFGKSRRKVSIRPVEEVAAN from the coding sequence ATGGCTCATAAGAAAGGAACAGGAAGCACCCGTAACGGAAGAGATTCTAATTCAAAACGGTTAGGCGTAAAACGTTACGGCGGACAAGCCGTTCGCGCTGGTAATATCTTAGTGCGTCAACGGGGAACAAAAATTCATCCGGGCTTAAATGTTGGTCGTGGCAATGATGACACTTTATTTGCTTTAATTGATGGCGTGGTTACGTTCGATCGATTTGGAAAAAGCCGTCGTAAAGTCAGCATTCGTCCTGTGGAAGAAGTCGCAGCCAATTAG
- the rplU gene encoding 50S ribosomal protein L21 yields MTYAIVEASGTQIKVQPGYFYDLNRLHVDEEGNYTFDKVLLINNDGEVTVGQPYIEGATVQGTIQRHLRGRKVIVYKMRPKKNYRKKRGHRQELTRVMINSISVNGSVIAEAESTDAEAVTPEVVETVSE; encoded by the coding sequence ATGACTTATGCAATTGTAGAAGCAAGCGGCACTCAGATTAAAGTCCAACCTGGCTATTTTTACGACTTAAACCGTTTGCACGTGGACGAAGAAGGAAATTATACGTTCGATAAAGTCTTATTGATTAATAATGACGGAGAAGTAACTGTCGGTCAACCCTACATCGAGGGGGCGACGGTACAAGGAACGATTCAGCGTCACTTACGGGGACGTAAGGTTATTGTTTACAAAATGCGACCGAAGAAAAACTATCGCAAAAAACGGGGACACCGACAAGAATTAACTCGTGTGATGATTAATTCCATTAGTGTCAACGGTTCGGTTATCGCAGAAGCAGAAAGCACAGACGCGGAAGCTGTTACTCCCGAAGTGGTAGAAACGGTTTCAGAGTAG
- a CDS encoding S66 peptidase family protein: MKNALLTPPLLKPNDTVAVISPSGALREKEVLEKGLQIWRDRGYKLQLITPDHQEGYLAGSDQQRRHALREAWTNPNYQGIICTRGGYGSMRLLEKWSWEMSSPPKWLLGFSDITALLWSLYQQGIMSLHAPVLTTLPQESSQSIQRLFDYLETGKWSHLKGEGWGGGKVTGRLLPANLTVATHLLGTSLQPHLEGTILALEDVTEFPYRIDRMLTQWRLSGVLAKIGGLALGRFSRCEAPSGSASWTVEEVLRDRTSDLNCPIVSNLPFGHDGVNFVLPVGETVTLDGDTGELKPATVPPRLGVRGLT; encoded by the coding sequence ATGAAAAACGCTTTACTCACTCCTCCTCTGTTAAAACCCAACGATACAGTTGCGGTGATTTCTCCCAGTGGCGCATTACGAGAAAAAGAAGTCCTAGAAAAAGGATTACAAATCTGGCGCGATCGAGGCTACAAGTTACAACTAATCACTCCCGACCACCAAGAAGGCTATCTCGCGGGAAGTGATCAACAACGCCGTCACGCCCTCCGCGAAGCATGGACGAATCCCAACTATCAAGGAATTATTTGCACTCGTGGCGGTTATGGGAGTATGCGTTTATTGGAAAAATGGTCTTGGGAGATGTCCTCGCCGCCAAAATGGTTGCTGGGTTTTTCCGATATCACCGCCTTGCTGTGGAGTCTCTACCAGCAAGGGATTATGAGTTTACACGCCCCTGTTTTAACCACTCTTCCTCAAGAGTCATCGCAATCCATACAACGGCTATTTGACTATTTAGAAACGGGGAAATGGTCGCATTTAAAGGGAGAAGGTTGGGGCGGCGGAAAAGTTACAGGAAGACTGTTGCCAGCGAATTTAACGGTTGCCACTCATCTGTTAGGAACATCACTACAACCGCATTTAGAAGGAACAATTCTCGCTCTCGAAGATGTTACCGAGTTTCCCTACCGCATCGATCGAATGCTCACCCAATGGCGACTTTCTGGCGTTCTGGCAAAAATTGGCGGTTTAGCCTTGGGGCGGTTTAGTCGTTGCGAAGCCCCCTCTGGAAGTGCAAGTTGGACGGTTGAGGAGGTATTGCGCGATCGAACGTCTGATTTAAATTGCCCGATCGTCTCCAACTTACCGTTTGGACATGATGGGGTTAACTTTGTTTTACCCGTCGGAGAAACGGTAACTTTAGATGGTGATACAGGAGAACTAAAACCAGCTACAGTTCCCCCAAGATTGGGGGTTAGGGGGCTGACTTGA
- a CDS encoding TMEM165/GDT1 family protein: MDWQLLGLTFITVFVAEIGDKSQLAAIALGGNSKFPTAVFLGCIAALLTASFLGVMLGGGVAQLLPTRLLKTMAAIGFTLLALKLLIFEETD; this comes from the coding sequence ATGGATTGGCAATTACTCGGATTAACATTTATCACCGTATTTGTGGCAGAAATTGGTGATAAAAGTCAACTCGCAGCGATCGCCCTAGGGGGAAATAGTAAATTTCCCACTGCGGTTTTTCTCGGTTGTATTGCAGCCCTTTTAACCGCTAGTTTTTTGGGCGTAATGTTAGGCGGAGGAGTGGCGCAACTTCTCCCCACTCGTCTTTTAAAAACCATGGCTGCGATCGGGTTTACCTTACTCGCTCTCAAGTTATTAATCTTTGAAGAAACCGATTAA
- a CDS encoding YkgJ family cysteine cluster protein, producing the protein MWQRWRFIILFVVLILGFSLNENPFLKLDDLGRDQNGKRYAIAGWIYGSPERSVYQAMCAIFLEAKTAFLCDSYPRTPSWENYHFEQAKRLLEAKGLEVKLIKQPEASLETWQKITSQSWRYDLVFINSRGGKANFSFFSLCGYSHLENYNDWRSFNVNSEKVIIMTNWSCMKNCGACCYLNPSERPELDDYLSPEELEQYYGLVGGDGWCINYEKETRTCGIYEQRPSFCRVTPENFKRMFEVENQEFDEFAIACCCEHIASMYGEESEEMIRYLDTVEEAG; encoded by the coding sequence ATGTGGCAACGATGGCGTTTTATCATTTTATTTGTTGTTCTGATCTTGGGGTTTTCTCTCAATGAAAATCCTTTTTTAAAATTGGATGATTTAGGAAGGGATCAAAATGGTAAACGCTACGCGATCGCAGGCTGGATTTATGGTAGCCCAGAACGATCGGTTTATCAAGCTATGTGTGCGATTTTCCTAGAGGCAAAAACAGCATTTTTGTGTGATAGTTATCCACGAACACCAAGTTGGGAAAACTATCATTTTGAACAAGCAAAAAGGCTTTTGGAAGCGAAAGGATTAGAAGTGAAATTGATTAAACAACCAGAGGCTAGTTTAGAAACTTGGCAAAAAATTACGTCTCAATCTTGGCGTTATGATTTAGTTTTCATTAACTCTAGAGGAGGAAAAGCAAATTTTAGTTTCTTCTCGCTATGTGGATACTCCCACTTGGAAAATTACAACGATTGGCGATCCTTTAATGTTAATTCAGAAAAAGTAATTATAATGACAAATTGGTCTTGTATGAAAAATTGCGGCGCTTGCTGCTATCTTAACCCATCGGAACGACCTGAATTAGACGATTATCTTTCCCCAGAAGAGTTAGAACAGTATTATGGTTTAGTCGGTGGAGATGGTTGGTGTATTAATTATGAAAAGGAAACTCGCACTTGTGGAATTTATGAACAACGTCCGTCATTTTGTCGCGTAACTCCAGAAAATTTTAAGCGAATGTTTGAGGTAGAAAATCAGGAGTTTGATGAGTTTGCGATCGCGTGCTGTTGCGAACATATTGCAAGTATGTATGGAGAAGAGAGTGAGGAAATGATCCGCTATCTGGATACAGTAGAAGAAGCAGGGTAA
- the sodN gene encoding superoxide dismutase, Ni produces the protein MLKQITTTLKNLLPAEDVHAHCDGPCGVYDPSSARVAAEAVLSMTKKLIDLEPKDNSKEAQIAYQNTFSRFVQIKEEQAQIAKEELLILWTDYFKEKHLQQYPDLHTTFWKAAKLCSACKMEVNQQHAQELMDTVQKIHNMFWESKERDIPWYQAS, from the coding sequence ATGTTGAAGCAAATTACTACAACCCTGAAAAACTTACTACCAGCAGAAGACGTACACGCACACTGCGACGGTCCCTGTGGCGTTTATGATCCTTCTTCCGCTCGTGTCGCAGCCGAAGCGGTACTTTCAATGACGAAAAAGCTCATTGATTTAGAACCCAAAGACAACAGCAAAGAAGCACAAATTGCTTATCAAAACACTTTCTCTCGCTTTGTTCAGATTAAAGAAGAACAAGCACAAATTGCGAAGGAAGAATTATTGATTCTTTGGACAGACTACTTCAAAGAGAAGCATTTACAACAGTATCCAGACCTTCACACGACTTTCTGGAAAGCGGCGAAGCTCTGTTCTGCTTGCAAAATGGAAGTTAACCAGCAACACGCACAAGAATTAATGGACACTGTGCAAAAAATCCACAATATGTTCTGGGAGTCCAAAGAACGCGATATTCCTTGGTATCAAGCCAGCTAA
- a CDS encoding DUF350 domain-containing protein, translated as MRVLIEAIIETIGWAVLGFIILFTALRVFDFITPTDYRSQIRQGNTAAAIFVGAFILSLTAIIVAVIVT; from the coding sequence ATGAGAGTATTAATTGAAGCCATAATCGAAACAATTGGATGGGCGGTTTTAGGATTTATTATTCTGTTTACCGCGCTTCGCGTCTTTGATTTTATAACACCAACGGATTATCGATCTCAAATTCGTCAGGGAAACACCGCAGCTGCGATTTTTGTTGGTGCTTTTATTCTCTCTCTAACTGCAATTATTGTGGCGGTGATTGTTACTTAA
- a CDS encoding PstS family phosphate ABC transporter substrate-binding protein encodes MVVAKNKFSLKRASIAGAVAFTAATLGLAVSEVHSQGNLVSIDGSSTVYPIQEGVAEEFQKNSPYNVVVGVSGSGGGFEKFCRGETDISNASRPIKDSEAERCANNGIEFVELEVAFDGITVVVNPDNNWVDAMTVDQLQTIWEPNAQGSVTRWSDVNSSWPNDEMSLYGPGSDSGTFDYFTEVIVGEEGASRGDYTASEDDNVLVTGVERDRNALGYFGYAYYVENQDTLKAVGIDNGDGPVKPSQQTIESGNYAPLSRPLFVYVKKSAMEKPEVETYVEYMLSADTITPIVNEIGYVPLTRRGYLNQKAKVR; translated from the coding sequence ATGGTAGTTGCTAAGAATAAGTTTTCCTTAAAGCGTGCTTCAATTGCGGGAGCAGTCGCCTTCACTGCTGCAACCCTCGGTTTAGCGGTTTCTGAAGTGCATTCTCAAGGTAATCTCGTTTCCATTGACGGTTCTAGCACCGTTTACCCGATTCAAGAAGGGGTTGCCGAAGAATTTCAAAAAAATAGTCCTTACAATGTGGTTGTCGGGGTTTCTGGTAGTGGCGGTGGTTTTGAAAAATTCTGTCGCGGCGAAACGGATATCTCAAACGCCTCTCGTCCGATTAAGGACTCCGAAGCTGAGAGATGTGCTAACAATGGTATCGAGTTTGTTGAATTAGAAGTTGCGTTTGACGGTATCACTGTTGTTGTTAACCCAGACAATAACTGGGTAGATGCCATGACCGTTGATCAACTGCAAACAATTTGGGAACCTAATGCTCAGGGAAGTGTTACTCGTTGGAGTGATGTTAACTCCAGTTGGCCCAATGATGAAATGAGCTTATACGGTCCTGGCTCCGATTCTGGTACATTTGATTACTTTACAGAAGTTATCGTTGGCGAAGAGGGTGCAAGTCGAGGCGACTACACTGCTAGTGAAGATGACAACGTTCTTGTTACTGGTGTCGAAAGAGATAGAAATGCTCTCGGCTACTTTGGTTATGCTTACTATGTTGAGAACCAAGATACGCTAAAAGCAGTGGGCATTGATAATGGTGATGGCCCTGTTAAGCCTAGTCAGCAAACCATTGAAAGTGGAAATTATGCTCCTTTATCGCGTCCCCTATTCGTTTACGTGAAAAAATCCGCAATGGAAAAACCAGAAGTGGAAACGTATGTTGAGTATATGCTCAGTGCGGATACAATTACCCCCATTGTCAATGAAATTGGTTATGTTCCTCTTACTCGTCGGGGCTACCTCAATCAAAAAGCAAAAGTTCGCTAA
- a CDS encoding ABC transporter substrate-binding protein, producing MITSCSAVNNTNPDPNITKLTLWHGINPPANREVFQDLVNDFNQTHQDVELEAIYIGQPDGQLPKILTAVVGDVPPDMLWFVPQLTGQLVALDAIRPLDDWLDRSPLKEEIDPILLESMELNDRIWSIPFATNNAGIFYRPSLFEKAGIERTPETWEELEATAEKLTQDFDQDGLIDQYGMFLSLGKGEWTVFTWLPFVYSAKGELLNQNQQPNLVNEGTIAALNFGANLVNKNWATLSAPERGYELDNFLSGRAAMQVTGPWTLGQLQGMDIDYDVFPFPQKAQSAAVVGGENLFVFKTNSEREKACFQFLEYVLSEKFQTEWALRTGYLPINVKSQNSEKYQQFVEDNPVLEVFLEQMKVAKVRPIIANYSRLSENFGRAIEASLLDKKTPEQALKESQNRLELVFQD from the coding sequence TTGATTACCAGTTGTAGCGCTGTTAATAATACAAATCCTGACCCCAATATTACTAAATTAACCCTTTGGCATGGCATTAATCCCCCTGCTAATCGAGAGGTATTTCAAGACTTAGTAAATGATTTTAACCAAACTCATCAAGACGTTGAATTAGAAGCGATTTATATTGGTCAACCTGACGGACAATTACCGAAAATTTTAACAGCCGTTGTGGGAGATGTTCCTCCCGATATGCTTTGGTTTGTGCCACAATTAACGGGTCAATTAGTTGCCTTAGATGCGATTCGTCCTTTAGATGATTGGCTCGATCGATCCCCATTAAAAGAGGAAATTGATCCGATTTTATTGGAAAGCATGGAATTAAACGATCGCATTTGGTCGATTCCTTTTGCTACTAATAACGCTGGCATCTTTTATCGTCCTTCTTTGTTTGAAAAAGCGGGAATTGAACGCACTCCCGAAACTTGGGAAGAGTTAGAAGCAACTGCCGAAAAATTAACTCAAGATTTTGATCAGGATGGTTTAATTGACCAATATGGAATGTTTTTATCGTTAGGAAAAGGAGAGTGGACTGTGTTCACTTGGCTTCCTTTTGTTTACAGTGCTAAGGGGGAATTATTAAACCAAAATCAACAGCCTAATTTAGTTAATGAAGGGACAATTGCTGCTTTAAATTTTGGGGCAAATTTAGTTAATAAAAATTGGGCAACTTTATCAGCACCAGAAAGAGGATATGAGTTAGATAATTTTTTGTCAGGACGCGCGGCGATGCAAGTGACAGGACCCTGGACGTTGGGACAATTACAGGGAATGGATATTGATTATGATGTGTTTCCCTTTCCCCAAAAAGCGCAATCAGCGGCGGTTGTTGGTGGGGAAAATTTATTTGTTTTTAAGACGAATTCTGAACGAGAAAAAGCCTGTTTTCAATTTTTAGAATATGTTTTAAGCGAGAAGTTTCAGACAGAATGGGCGCTAAGGACGGGTTATTTGCCGATTAATGTTAAGTCTCAAAACAGTGAAAAGTATCAGCAATTTGTAGAAGACAATCCAGTTTTAGAGGTATTTTTAGAACAGATGAAGGTGGCGAAAGTTCGTCCGATTATTGCTAATTACAGCCGTTTATCTGAAAATTTTGGGCGGGCGATCGAAGCGAGTTTATTAGATAAGAAAACGCCAGAACAAGCCTTGAAAGAGTCTCAAAACCGATTAGAATTAGTATTCCAAGATTAA
- a CDS encoding DUF4149 domain-containing protein, whose amino-acid sequence MNTIFYQKQNPTQWSVVVFVTLCFWLSASLMLDFVIIPSLMQAGMMTQSGFASAGYAMFGLFNHVELLCAGIVLTGVLALNKNHTFSKTQQQWSVILGGLLLLIALICSYFLTPQMSGLGLDLNWFDSGNSMSAAMMEFHGAYWGLELMKMITGGILLVWSFRAWKP is encoded by the coding sequence ATGAATACTATTTTTTATCAGAAACAAAATCCCACCCAATGGTCAGTGGTCGTTTTTGTCACCCTCTGTTTTTGGTTAAGTGCCAGTTTAATGTTAGATTTCGTAATTATTCCTTCCTTAATGCAAGCGGGAATGATGACTCAATCTGGTTTTGCTAGTGCTGGTTATGCAATGTTTGGTCTTTTTAATCATGTTGAGTTACTTTGTGCGGGAATTGTTTTAACAGGAGTTTTAGCTTTAAATAAAAATCATACTTTTTCTAAAACTCAGCAACAATGGTCAGTAATTTTGGGAGGATTATTATTACTGATTGCCCTGATTTGTAGTTATTTTCTTACACCACAAATGAGCGGTTTAGGATTAGATTTAAATTGGTTTGATTCAGGAAACTCAATGTCAGCAGCCATGATGGAGTTTCATGGCGCTTATTGGGGATTAGAATTAATGAAAATGATTACTGGTGGTATTTTGTTAGTTTGGAGTTTTCGCGCTTGGAAACCCTAG